A single genomic interval of Prionailurus viverrinus isolate Anna chromosome A2, UM_Priviv_1.0, whole genome shotgun sequence harbors:
- the LOC125160785 gene encoding olfactory receptor-like protein OLF4, with amino-acid sequence MEPGNITWISKFLLLGFSERPELQPLIFGLFLSMYLITVFGNLLIILAVSSDSHLHTPMYFFLANLSFVDICFTSTTVPKMLWNIQTQTKVITYEDCITQMNFFITFAGMDDFLLSVMAYDRFVAICHPLQYMVIMNPLLCGLLVLVSWITSVLYSLVHTLMVLRLSFCTEVVIPHFFCEINQMIQLASSDTFINNVVMYLAAMLLAGGPLAGILYSYSKIVSSIRGISSAQGKYKAFSTCASHLSVVSLFYCTSLGVYLSSAATQSSLSSAIASVMYTVVTPMLNPFIYSLRNRDIKRALKRILGIQ; translated from the coding sequence ATGGAACCAGGAAATATTACATGGATATCAAAATTTCTTCTCCTGGGATTTTCAGAGAGACCAGAACTGCAGCCCCTCATATTTGGACTTTTCCTCTCCATGTACCTGATCACTGTGTTTGGCAACCTGCTCATCATCCTGGCCGTCAGCTCTgactcccacctccacacccccatgtacttcttcctggccaacctgTCCTTTGTAGACATCTGCTTCACCTCCACCACTGTCCCGAAGATGCTCTGGAACATCCAGACTCAGACCAAAGTCATAACCTATGAAGACTGTATCACACAAATGAACTTTTTCATAACCTTTGCAGGGATGGATGACTTTCTCCTGAGTGTGATGGCCTATGACAGgtttgtggccatctgtcaccccCTGCAATACATGGTCATCATGAACCCCCTGCTCTGTGGGCTGCTGGTTCTGGTGTCCTGGATCACGAGTGTCCTGTATTCCTTGGTACACACCTTAATGGTGTTGCGGCTGTCTTTCTGTACAGAGGTAGTGATCccccactttttctgtgaaatcAATCAGATGATCCAACTGGCCTCTTCTGACACCTTTATTAATAACGTGGTGATGTACCTTGCAGCTATGCTGCTGGCTGGAGGTCCCCTTGCTGGGATCCTTTACTCTTATTCTAAGATAGTTTCCTCCATACGTGGGATCTCATCAGCTCAGGGCAAGTATAAAGCATTTTCCACCTGTGCGTCTCACCTATCGGTTGTCTCCTTATTTTATTGTACGAGCCTAGGAGTGTACCTCAGCTCTGCTGCTACCCAGAGCTCACTCTCAAGTGCCATAGCCTCGGTGATGTACACGGTGGTCAcgcccatgctgaaccccttcatctacagcctgaggaacagagACATAAAGAGGGCTCTGAAAAGAATCCTTGGGATCCAGTGA
- the LOC125160629 gene encoding olfactory receptor 7A5-like — protein sequence MEPGNITRISKFLLLGFSERPGLQPLVFGLFLSMYLITVFGNLLIILAVSSDSNLDTPMYFFLANLSFVDICFTSTTVPKMLWNIQTQSKVITYADCITQMNFFITFAGMDDFLLSVMAYDRFVAICHPLHYTVIMNPRLCGLLVLVSWITSVLHSLVHTLMVLRLSFCTEVVIPHFFCELNQMIQLASSDTFLNNVVMYLAAMLLGGGLLVWILYSYSKIVSSICGISSAQGKYKAFSTCASHLSVVSLFCCASLGVYLSSAATQSSRPSATASVMYTVVTPMLNPFIYSLRNRDINRALKRIVRIQ from the coding sequence ATGGAACCAGGAAATATTACACGGATATCAAAATTTCTTCTCCTGGGATTTTCAGAGAGACCAGGACTGCAGCCCCTCGTATTTGGACTTTTCCTCTCCATGTACCTGATCACTGTGTTTGGCAACCTGCTCATCATCCTGGCTGTCAGCTCTGACTCCAACCTcgacacccccatgtacttcttcctggccaacctgTCCTTTGTAGACATCTGCTTCACCTCCACCACCGTCCCGAAGATGCTCTGGAACATCCAGACCCAGAGCAAAGTCATAACCTATGCAGACTGCATCACACAAATGAACTTTTTCATAACCTTTGCAGGGATGGACGACTTTCTCCTGAGTGTGATGGCCTATGACAGgtttgtggccatctgtcaccccCTGCACTACACGGTCATCATGAACCCTCGACTCTGTGGACTCCTGGTTCTGGTGTCCTGGATCACGAGTGTCCTGCATTCCTTGGTACACACCTTAATGGTGTTGCGGCTGTCCTTCTGTACAGAAGTAGTGATCCcccactttttctgtgaactcaATCAGATGATCCAACTTGCCTCTTCTGACACCTTTCTTAATAACGTGGTGATGTACCTTGCAGCTATGCTGCTGGGTGGTGGTCTGCTTGTCTGGATCCTTTACTCTTATTCTAAGATAGTTTCCTCCATATGTGGTATCTCATCAGCTCAGGGCAAGTATAAAGCGTTTTCTACCTGTGCATCTCACCTCTCGGTTGTCTCCTTATTTTGTTGTGCAAGCCTAGGTGTGTATCTTAGCTCTGCTGCTACCCAGAGCTCACGGCCAAGTGCCACAGCCTCAGTGATGTACACGGTGGTCAcgcccatgctgaaccccttcatctacagcctgaggaacagagACATAAATAGGGCTCTGAAAAGAATTGTTCGGATTCAGTGA
- the LOC125160202 gene encoding olfactory receptor-like protein OLF4 gives MEPGNITRISKFLLLGFSERPELQPLIFGLFLSMYLINVFGNLLIILAVSSDSHLHTPMYFFLANLSFVDICFTSTTVPKMLWNIQTQTKVITYAGCITQMNFFITFAGMDDFLLSVMAYDRFVAICHPLHYTVIMNPRLCGLLVLVSWITSVLHSLVHTLMVLRLSFCTEVVIPHFFCELNQMIQLASSDTFLNNVVMYLGAMLLGGGLLVWILYSYSKIVSSIRGISSAQGKYKAFSTCASHLSVVSLFYCASLGVYLSSAATQSSRPGATASVMYTVVTPMLNPFIYSLRNRNIKRALKRILGIP, from the coding sequence ATGGAACCAGGAAATATTACACGGATATCAAAATTTCTTCTCCTGGGATTTTCAGAGAGACCAGAACTGCAGCCCCTCATATTTGGGCTTTTCCTCTCTATGTACCTGATCAATGTGTTTGGAAACCTGCTCATCATCCTGGCTGTCAGCTCTGACTCCCatctccacacccccatgtacttcttcctggccaacctgTCCTTTGTAGACATCTGCTTCACCTCCACCACCGTCCCGAAGATGCTCTGGAACATCCAGACCCAGACCAAAGTCATAACCTATGCAGGCTGCATCACACAAATGAACTTTTTCATAACCTTTGCAGGGATGGACGACTTTCTCCTGAGTGTGATGGCCTATGACAGgtttgtggccatctgtcaccccCTGCACTACACGGTCATCATGAACCCCCGGCTCTGTGGACTCCTGGTTCTGGTGTCCTGGATCACGAGTGTCCTGCATTCCTTGGTACACACCTTAATGGTGTTGCGGCTGTCCTTCTGTACAGAAGTAGTGATCCcccactttttctgtgaactcaATCAGATGATCCAACTTGCCTCTTCTGACACCTTTCTTAATAACGTGGTGATGTATCTTGGAGCAATGCTGCTGGGTGGTGGTCTGCTTGTCTGGATCCTTTACTCTTACTCCAAGATAGTTTCCTCCATACGTGGGATCTCATCAGCTCAGGGAAAGTATAAAGCATTTTCCACCTGTGCATCTCACCTCTCGGTTGTCTCCTTATTTTATTGTGCAAGCCTAGGTGTGTACCTTAGCTCTGCTGCTACCCAGAGCTCACGGCCAGGTGCCACAGCCTCGGTGATGTACACGGTGGTCAcgcccatgctgaaccccttcatctacagcctgaggaacagaaACATAAAGAGGGCTCTGAAAAGAATCCTTGGGATCCCGTGA